From the genome of Moritella sp. F3, one region includes:
- a CDS encoding heme-binding beta-barrel domain-containing protein: protein MKKLLVLSLASAMSFSTIANENVINGMDFGPLAQLVGTWKTMEGAGVDVAPAKVGSEQGAGSLAVSPFFETMTFEAAADAENASEQYLVALYYKQEVFRKSDGSKFHDQRGYFIYDAKNQMVYNSFCIPRTTCVTAEGVAGKTMTLTAPARGIAEGSYMTGKASTTGFSMNIKIEENKLTYSQNTMLDIYGQPMSHTDSSTLIRVTK from the coding sequence ATGAAAAAATTACTTGTACTTAGCCTCGCATCTGCAATGTCGTTTTCAACAATTGCGAATGAAAATGTCATTAACGGGATGGATTTTGGCCCTCTCGCCCAGCTTGTAGGGACTTGGAAAACAATGGAAGGAGCCGGTGTTGATGTTGCACCTGCAAAAGTCGGTTCTGAACAAGGAGCAGGCTCTCTTGCAGTGAGTCCTTTTTTCGAAACAATGACGTTTGAAGCGGCAGCAGATGCCGAGAATGCAAGCGAGCAATACTTAGTGGCTTTATATTACAAACAAGAAGTATTTAGAAAGTCAGATGGCTCTAAATTTCATGATCAACGTGGTTATTTTATCTATGATGCTAAAAATCAAATGGTATACAACTCATTTTGCATACCACGTACTACCTGTGTCACCGCTGAAGGTGTTGCAGGTAAAACAATGACACTGACTGCACCTGCACGAGGGATAGCTGAAGGTTCATATATGACAGGGAAAGCCTCAACAACAGGCTTTAGTATGAACATCAAAATTGAAGAAAATAAACTAACTTATTCACAAAATACGATGTTAGATATTTACGGTCAGCCAATGTCGCATACCGATAGCAGCACACTAATCAGAGTAACAAAATAA
- a CDS encoding YaeP family protein, with the protein MNVYQCCDKVRELYSLIGSGDQGYIPKAIGCALKALNDVAGDETLPDDVRDKAAFAAANLLISDFED; encoded by the coding sequence ATGAACGTGTATCAGTGTTGTGACAAAGTCCGTGAGTTGTATTCATTAATCGGCAGTGGCGATCAAGGTTATATCCCCAAAGCGATTGGCTGTGCACTTAAAGCGTTAAACGATGTTGCGGGTGATGAGACTTTGCCTGACGATGTTCGCGATAAAGCCGCTTTTGCAGCTGCGAATTTACTTATTTCAGACTTTGAAGATTAG
- a CDS encoding methyl-accepting chemotaxis protein encodes MTEKTVLATEKVNIRTKVESLIKNNLQGQTDNLSLSLANLYESSSANRIRQELRTEILTFKKTIADMYADAPSDDDAQANINAFIDNYRWNDGRYIFAYDADSIENIANGANHRIIGASSYNSQDKKGNYYARDIVNSAKKSTVGYSLYYFLNPASDKVEEKMSASFYFEPLNLVIATGEYTSRLRQSKIDMALNAVSLTQYGKDGYFWVQDTKGKILMHRDAKLIGTTADFTSDAATRLQSKSDIFMSAAFKHEDTNKVENKILYVRNIFPDWGWSLGTGTYESEISTIEESLTTATADIFDTEIQNSFKFATVLFILAIVFSLWLINRIIRELLVLKLSIDNLSTGEADLTSRLVIRGNDEVADISHSVNNFIGYLQSMMLDISGASKNITRGIHDIHSQSERNTQALDNHSAETELAVTAITEMSTTADIVAQNALQTATSTRVANDDAQASKVTVVEASNSVMSLVSEMDDTAKSIHAMNEGTKNIATVLEVIGGIADQTNLLALNAAIEAARAGEQGRGFAVVADEVRSLAALTQDSTAKINDMLQSLTVRADSAVSAMNNTTESCQKVAENTSLVTESLDSMTGSIVEINDLSTQIATASEEQSSVTEEITRNMHTIQEMVQVLSKNGQETKVSVKNLTGENDTLAALVARFKLS; translated from the coding sequence ATGACAGAAAAGACAGTGCTCGCGACAGAGAAAGTCAACATACGTACAAAAGTCGAAAGCTTAATAAAGAATAACTTACAAGGTCAAACCGACAACCTGAGCTTATCTTTAGCTAATTTATATGAATCCTCTTCTGCCAATAGAATCAGACAAGAACTCCGCACTGAGATCTTAACATTCAAAAAAACCATTGCTGATATGTATGCAGATGCGCCGTCGGACGACGATGCACAAGCAAATATCAACGCATTTATTGATAACTATCGCTGGAATGATGGTCGTTACATTTTTGCTTATGATGCTGATTCAATTGAAAACATAGCCAATGGCGCAAACCACCGTATTATCGGTGCCTCTAGCTATAACTCGCAAGATAAAAAAGGCAATTACTACGCTCGAGATATTGTTAACAGTGCTAAAAAATCAACGGTTGGTTATAGCCTGTATTACTTTCTAAACCCAGCGTCAGATAAAGTTGAAGAAAAAATGTCGGCTTCTTTCTATTTCGAGCCACTGAACCTTGTTATTGCGACTGGTGAATATACAAGTCGATTAAGACAAAGCAAAATTGATATGGCGCTGAATGCCGTTAGCCTAACTCAATACGGTAAAGACGGTTACTTTTGGGTCCAGGATACCAAGGGCAAAATCCTTATGCATCGAGACGCTAAATTAATCGGTACGACTGCAGACTTTACTAGTGATGCAGCTACGCGCCTTCAGAGTAAATCCGACATTTTCATGTCTGCGGCATTTAAACATGAAGACACGAATAAAGTAGAGAATAAGATCCTATACGTACGTAACATCTTCCCTGACTGGGGCTGGTCATTGGGGACTGGTACCTATGAGAGTGAAATCTCTACCATTGAAGAAAGTTTGACGACAGCGACAGCGGATATCTTCGATACTGAAATACAAAATAGCTTTAAATTCGCTACTGTACTTTTCATTCTTGCTATTGTGTTTTCACTTTGGCTTATCAACCGTATTATTCGTGAATTATTGGTACTGAAATTAAGTATTGATAATTTATCAACTGGCGAAGCCGATCTCACTTCAAGATTAGTGATTAGGGGCAATGATGAAGTTGCCGATATTAGTCACTCGGTGAATAACTTTATTGGTTACTTACAATCGATGATGTTGGATATTTCTGGTGCGTCAAAAAATATTACCCGCGGTATTCATGATATTCATTCACAGTCTGAGCGTAATACTCAAGCGCTGGATAACCACAGCGCAGAAACGGAGTTAGCAGTAACGGCAATTACCGAGATGAGTACAACCGCAGACATCGTTGCCCAAAATGCACTTCAAACGGCAACGAGTACTCGAGTCGCAAACGATGACGCGCAAGCATCGAAAGTAACGGTTGTCGAGGCATCGAATAGCGTCATGTCTTTAGTCTCTGAAATGGATGATACCGCTAAAAGTATACATGCCATGAATGAAGGCACTAAAAATATTGCCACGGTATTAGAAGTCATTGGTGGCATTGCTGACCAAACCAATTTGTTAGCATTGAATGCCGCGATTGAAGCAGCAAGAGCAGGTGAACAAGGTCGTGGTTTTGCCGTTGTGGCTGATGAAGTTAGGTCTTTAGCTGCTTTAACCCAAGACAGTACCGCTAAGATTAATGATATGCTGCAGAGCCTCACTGTTCGAGCTGATTCAGCCGTTTCAGCAATGAACAATACAACCGAGAGTTGTCAGAAAGTGGCCGAAAACACATCATTAGTCACTGAAAGCCTAGATAGTATGACAGGCTCTATCGTTGAAATTAATGATTTAAGTACGCAAATTGCAACCGCATCTGAAGAGCAGAGTTCCGTGACTGAAGAAATAACGCGTAATATGCATACCATCCAAGAGATGGTGCAAGTGTTAAGCAAAAACGGTCAAGAAACAAAAGTAAGTGTGAAAAACCTGACCGGTGAAAATGACACGCTTGCCGCATTGGTTGCTCGTTTTAAATTAAGCTAA
- a CDS encoding delta-class carbonic anhydrase produces the protein MRNKILALCITAAFLPSLVNAAVADQVIEKQRSELAASSQGKGFGPQSPRDIDTLQGENKRLFSLAPASTEMNLCNIHFHKNAEHKGGEFTKYAGNGDGHGYQSGYEYSGKLTPQELSPLQHKAKTSKHDNLAPGDTIEAHYVYSTAQVEPGATLGACLSDANNNPQLRVETQVYVLVNDNKAMNFVELTKLGMVNGLYQAVNIPNNTGTPIQYAGSTTGPSYNEVSSPFQVSWSVRPQVMKVDINSVSAWLKDNEFDEDHAHGVRNLVINPALLSSNK, from the coding sequence ATGAGAAACAAAATTCTAGCGTTATGTATAACAGCAGCATTTTTACCATCTTTAGTGAATGCGGCAGTCGCAGATCAAGTCATAGAAAAACAAAGAAGTGAACTCGCGGCTAGTAGTCAGGGTAAAGGGTTTGGCCCGCAATCACCACGCGATATCGACACGCTTCAAGGCGAAAACAAACGACTATTTTCCCTTGCTCCAGCGTCTACAGAAATGAACCTCTGCAATATTCATTTCCATAAAAATGCAGAACATAAAGGCGGTGAATTCACCAAATATGCTGGCAATGGTGACGGGCATGGATATCAAAGCGGTTATGAATATTCAGGCAAGTTAACACCACAAGAATTATCACCTCTTCAACATAAAGCAAAAACCAGTAAACACGATAACCTTGCCCCTGGCGATACGATTGAAGCACACTATGTCTACTCAACAGCGCAAGTGGAGCCTGGTGCAACCTTAGGAGCCTGCCTTAGCGATGCAAACAACAATCCTCAACTAAGAGTAGAAACCCAAGTTTACGTATTAGTGAACGATAATAAGGCTATGAATTTTGTCGAACTCACTAAACTCGGTATGGTCAATGGGCTGTATCAGGCTGTTAACATTCCAAACAACACGGGTACACCAATACAGTATGCAGGCTCGACGACAGGGCCAAGTTATAACGAAGTATCGTCGCCATTTCAGGTAAGTTGGAGTGTTCGCCCACAAGTAATGAAGGTAGACATAAATAGTGTTTCGGCATGGTTAAAAGACAATGAGTTCGATGAAGATCATGCACATGGAGTCAGAAACTTAGTCATCAACCCAGCTTTACTCTCGAGTAACAAGTAA
- a CDS encoding DUF3955 domain-containing protein, whose amino-acid sequence MKILKKFWLSVLFLAFSAACSISYNLIGSYVDGDGVLIESFGFIPLSFLFIFLALISFLTSLFWNRNNRVF is encoded by the coding sequence ATGAAAATATTAAAAAAGTTTTGGTTATCAGTTTTATTTTTGGCTTTTAGCGCTGCATGCTCTATCAGTTACAACCTAATTGGTTCGTATGTCGATGGAGATGGAGTGCTTATTGAATCTTTTGGATTTATTCCTCTTTCCTTTCTGTTTATATTTCTTGCTTTAATTTCCTTTCTTACGTCATTGTTCTGGAATCGCAATAATAGAGTCTTTTGA